A region from the Vicia villosa cultivar HV-30 ecotype Madison, WI linkage group LG3, Vvil1.0, whole genome shotgun sequence genome encodes:
- the LOC131654964 gene encoding BURP domain-containing protein BNM2A-like, protein MAINFVSWIILLLLLLILLCSHGNQARELVETKNTSLEIQHNHHHHQHQHNHMTHNNIDPSLMVFFTLKDLKVGKTMQIYFPKRDPSTSPKLWPKEKAESLPFSSNQLSYLLKFFSFSPNTPQAMAMENTLQECESKHIKGEVKFCATSLQSMLEFTQNVLGSNSEIQVYATLHKTKSSVTFQNYTIVEIMMEILAPKMVACHTVPYPFAVFYCHSQKSENRVYKVLLRGENGDKVEAMVVCHMDTSQWAPSHVSFQVLGVTPGSSSVCHFFPADNYIWVPKLKSQGSSSM, encoded by the exons ATGGCAATAAATTTTGTATCttggatcatccttcttcttctcctcctaATCCTTTTG TGTTCTCATGGAAACCAAGCAAGGGAATTGGTTGAAACAAAAAACACTTCATTGGAAATTCAacacaaccatcatcatcatcaacatcaacataaTCATATGACTCATAATAATATCGATCCTTCATTAATGGTGTTTTTCACTTTGAAAGATTTAAAAGTTGGAAAAACAATGCAAATTTATTTTCCTAAGAGAGACCCTTCAACTTCTCCAAAGTTATGGCCAAAAGAAAAAGCTGAATCACTTCCTTTCTCATCAAACCAACTCTCATATCTTCTCAAATTCTTCTCTTTTTCTCCAAACACTCCACAAGCCATGGCTATGGAAAACACCTTACAAGAATGTGAAAGCAAACACATCAAAGGAGAAGTCAAATTCTGTGCTACTTCATTACAATCCATGCTTGAATTCACACAAAATGTTCTTGGTTCAAATTCCGAAATCCAAGTTTATGCAACTTTGCATAAAACAAAATCAAGTGTTACTTTTCAGAATTACACTATAGTAGAAATTATGATGGAAATTCTAGCTCCAAAAATGGTGGCTTGTCACACTGTGCCTTACCCTTTTGCTGTTTTTTATTGTCATAGTCAAAAAAGTGAGAATAGGGTGTATAAAGTATTATTGAGGGGTGAGAATGGAGATAAAGTTGAAGCTATGGTTGTTTGTCACATGGATACATCACAATGGGCACCTAGTCATGTTTCATTTCAAGTTCTTGGTGTTACACCAGGGAGTTCTTCTGTGTGTCACTTTTTTCCAGCTGATAATTATATTTGGGTCCCTAAGTTGAAATCACAAGGTTCATCTAGCATGTGA
- the LOC131654965 gene encoding organ-specific protein S2-like, with product MMRPALALLHLLLLLIVAVVESRKDLRENNIDVEEMKKDLKDFEPRPNVSAFGNNVIGAEFTKDFEPRLSITKYGNNEIGAEFTEDFEPRPSITKYGNNEIGAEFTEDFEPRPSLTKYGA from the exons ATGATGAGACCTGCTCTTGCATTATTGCATCTCTTGCTTCTCTTG ATTGTAGCAGTAGTAGAATCAAGAAAAGACCTTAGAGAGAACAACATTGATgttgaagaaatgaagaaagaCCTCAAAGATTTTGAACCAAGGCCAAATGTTTCTgcttttggaaacaatgtaattggTGCTGAATTCACAAAGGATTTTGAACCAAGACTAAGTATCACTAAATATGGAAACAATGAAATTGGTGCTGAATTTACAGAGGATTTTGAGCCAAGACCAAGTATCACTAAATATGGAAACAATGAAATTGGTGCTGAATTCACAGAGGATTTTGAGCCAAGACCAAGTCTCACTAAATATGGTGCATAA